A section of the Malania oleifera isolate guangnan ecotype guangnan chromosome 2, ASM2987363v1, whole genome shotgun sequence genome encodes:
- the LOC131149372 gene encoding general transcription factor IIH subunit 2 codes for MNNIEYQKTNNGEGRRLDEEAGEEEEDEDEANGQGLDAWERAYADERSWESLQEDESGLLCPVDNKTLFHAQYRRRLRSLSSTATAARIQKGLIRYLYIVIDLSRAAAEMDFRPSRMVVVAKHVEAFIREFFDQNPLSQIGLVTIKDGVAHLLTDLGGSPDSHVRALMGKLECSGDSSLQNALDLVHGYLNQIPSYGHREVLILYSALSTCDPGDIMESILRCKKSKIRCSIIGLSAEIFICKHLCQETGGSYSVALDESHFKELLLEYAPPPPAIAEFAIASLIKMGFPQRAAEGVISICSCHKEAKTGGGYTCPRCKARVCELPTECRICGLTLVSSPHLARSYHHLFPITLFDDVSPLLLNNPQNRLPRSCFGCQQSLANPGNKPSLCVACPKCKQNFCLDCDIYIHESLHNCPGCESFRHTKTQQ; via the exons ATGAACAACATCGAATATCAAAAGACGAACAACGGTGAAGGAAGACGATTGGATGAAGAAGcaggagaagaagaggaagatgaagatgaggCAAATGGGCAAGGTCTTGATGCATGGGAGAGGGCTTATGCAGATGAGAGATCATGGGAGTCCTTGCAAGAAGATGAGTCTGGACTGCTTTGCCCTGTTGACAACAAGACCCTCTTCCATGCTCAGTATCGTCGGCGTCTCCGCTCCCTCTCCTCCACTGCAACTGCTGCTCGAATTCAAAAGGGCCTTATTCGCTATCTCTATATAGTTATTGATCTCTCAAGG GCAGCAGCGGAGATGGATTTCCGTCCAAGCCGAATGGTTGTGGTTGCTAAACATGTGGAGGCTTTCATTAGGGAATTCTTTGACCAGAATCCACTTAGCCAGATTGGCCTTGTAACTATAAAAGATGGTGTTGCCCATTTATTAACAGATCTTGGTGGCAGTCCTGATTCCCATGTTAGAGCTTTGATGGGTAAGTTAGAGTGCTCCGGTGATTCCTCTCTGCAAAATGCTTTGGATCTCGTTCATGGGTATCTAAATCAAATACCATCTTATGGTCACCGTGAAGTTTTAATATTGTATTCGGCTCTCAGTACATGTGATCCAGGGGATATAATGGAGAGCATTCTGAGGTGCAAAAAATCTAAAATAAGGTGCTCTATTATTGGGCTCTCAGCAGAGATTTTTATTTGCAAACATCTTTGCCAAGAAACTGGTGGATCATACTCTGTTGCATTGGATGAG TCCCATTTTAAAGAGTTATTGCTGGAGTATGCACCTCCACCTCCTGCGATAGCGGAATTTGCAATCGCTAGTTTGATAAAGATGGGATTTCCACAGAGAGCAGCAGAGGGTGTTATCTCAATATGCTCTTGTCATAAAGAGGCCAAGACTGGGGGAGGCTACACCTGCCCAAGATGCAAAGCACGTGTGTGCGAGCTACCCACAGAGTGCCGAATTTGTGGACTGACACTTGTTTCTTCCCCCCATTTGGCAAGGTCGTATCATCATCTCTTCCCTATAACACTCTTTGATGACGTATCTCCGTTGCTGTTAAATAATCCACAAAATAGGTTACCAAGAAGCTGCTTTGGTTGCCAGCAAAGTCTTGCGAACCCTG GAAATAAACCAAGCCTTTGTGTGGCCTGTCCAAAATGCAAACAGAACTTCTGCCTTGATTGTGACATTTATATTCACGAGAGCTTGCACAACTGCCCTGGCTGCGAAAGCTTCAGGCATACAAAGACACAACAGTGA